A genome region from Acidobacteriota bacterium includes the following:
- the recR gene encoding recombination mediator RecR, translating to MSTTPDPLARLVGELSRLPSIGSKTAGRIAQHLLRVKDAEACALAEAIVDVKEKLFHCSTCNAITAEDPCRYCRDPTRDRTQLCVVEEPFNIEPIERTGEFAGLYHVLLGALRPHRGIGPDQIDVAGLLGRLDEVEEVILATNPNVEGEATALYLARLLKDRGIEVTRLAFGMPVGGDIEYTDQVTLARSLAGRRAL from the coding sequence TTGTCCACCACGCCCGATCCCCTCGCCCGGCTGGTCGGCGAGCTGTCGCGGCTACCGTCGATCGGCTCGAAGACCGCCGGCCGTATCGCCCAGCATCTGTTGCGGGTGAAGGACGCTGAGGCCTGCGCCCTTGCCGAAGCGATCGTCGACGTCAAAGAAAAGCTCTTCCACTGCTCGACCTGCAACGCCATCACGGCGGAGGATCCCTGCCGCTACTGCCGGGACCCGACGCGGGATCGCACCCAGCTCTGCGTGGTCGAGGAACCTTTCAATATTGAGCCCATCGAGCGCACCGGCGAGTTCGCCGGCCTTTACCACGTGCTGCTCGGCGCCTTGCGCCCCCACCGCGGCATCGGCCCGGACCAGATCGACGTCGCCGGCCTGCTCGGCCGCCTCGACGAGGTGGAAGAGGTGATCCTCGCCACCAACCCGAATGTCGAGGGTGAGGCGACGGCGCTGTACCTCGCCCGCTTGCTCAAGGACCGCGGCATCGAGGTCACGCGTCTTGCCTTCGGTATGCCGGTGGGCGGCGACATCGAATACACCGACCAAGTGACGCTGGCTCGCTCCCTCGCCGGGCGGCGGGCTCTCTAA
- a CDS encoding YbaB/EbfC family nucleoid-associated protein: MSSIRQLMKQAQEMQEKLQRELAETVVEASVGGGMVTVRMDGHKLLVSVKIDPEAVDPEDVSMLEDLIKAAVNEAARKVDETMQGKMGSMAASLPGIV, from the coding sequence ATGAGCAGCATCCGGCAGTTGATGAAGCAAGCGCAGGAAATGCAGGAAAAACTCCAGCGGGAACTCGCCGAGACGGTGGTGGAGGCGAGCGTCGGAGGCGGCATGGTGACGGTGCGCATGGACGGTCACAAGCTCTTGGTTTCCGTCAAGATCGACCCCGAGGCGGTGGATCCGGAAGACGTTTCGATGCTCGAAGACCTGATCAAGGCCGCCGTCAACGAAGCCGCCCGCAAAGTCGATGAGACGATGCAAGGCAAGATGGGTTCGATGGCCGCCAGCCTGCCGGGTATCGTTTAG